The following proteins are encoded in a genomic region of Pseudorca crassidens isolate mPseCra1 chromosome 5, mPseCra1.hap1, whole genome shotgun sequence:
- the POPDC2 gene encoding popeye domain-containing protein 2 isoform X1, whose translation MSSNGSAVGQLLWSRPLCVGWRRDQEGAVYHLATCLLLLGFMGGSGVYGCFYLFGFLGTGYLCCVLWGWFDACGLDIVLWSVLLATACVLQLAHLVYRLREDTLPEEFELLYKTLCLPLQVPLPAYKEIVRCCEEQVLTLATEQTYAVEGETPIDRLSLLLSGRVRVSQDGQFLHYVFPYQFMDSPEWESLHPSTEGVFQVTLTAETECSYISWPRKSLHLLLAKERYISRLFSALLGYDISEKLYALNDKLFAKFRLRFDIRLPSLYHVLGPAAPDAGPESQKDDKDVREPAASPSPQALPTSVQQTPPSSPPPASTNPPAPPPWVRMSRPDSSVLGEDSTSLVLEDFEEVSGSESFMDYQSDGEYMSF comes from the exons ATGAGCAGCAACGGCAGCGCAGTGGGCCAGCTCCTCTGGAGCAGGCCGCTGTGCGTCGGCTGGAGGCGGGACCAGGAAGGGGCTGTCTACCACCTGGCCACCTGCCTCCTGCTCCTGGGCTTCATGGGGGGCAGCGGGGTGTATGGGTGCTTCTACCTCTTTGGCTTCCTGGGCACGGGCTACCTGTGCTGTGTGCTGTGGGGCTGGTTCGACGCCTGCGGCCTAGACATCGTCCTCTGGAGCGTGCTGCTGGCGACTGCCTGCGTGCTCCAGCTGGCACACCTGGTGTACCGCCTGCGCGAGGACACCCTCCCCGAGGAGTTCGAGCTCCTCTACAAGACGCTGTGCCTGCCCCTGCAGGTACCCCTGCCAGCGTACAAGGAGATCGTTCGCTGCTGCGAGGAGCAAGTCTTGACTCTGGCCACGGAGCAGACCTACGCCGTGGAGGGCGAGACGCCCATCGACCGCCTGTCCCTGCTGCTTTCTGGCCG GGTTCGCGTGAGCCAGGACGGGCAGTTTCTGCACTACGTCTTTCCTTACCAGTTCATGGACTCTCCCGAGTGGGAATCGCTGCATCCCTCTACGGAGGGGGTCTTCCAG GTCACTCTGACAGCCGAGACTGAATGTAGCTACATTTCCTGGCCCCGGAAAAGTCTCCACCTCCTTCTGGCCAAAGAGCGATACATCTCTCGCCTCTTCTCAGCCCTGCTGGGCTATGACATCTCGGAGAAGCTCTACGCTCTCAATGACAAGCTCTTTGCTAAGTTCAGGCTGCGCTTCGACATCCGTCTCCCCAGCCTCTACCATGTCCTAGGTCCTGCTGCCCCAGATGCAGGACCAGAGTCTCAGAAGGATGACAAGGACGTCCGTGAGCCTGCCGCATCCCCCTCTCCTCAGGCCCTGCCCACATCTGTCCAGCAAACACCCCCTAGCTCCCCACCTCCAGCGTCTACCAACCCTCCTGCACCTCCTCCCTGGGTCAGGATGTCCAGGCCCGACAGCAGCGTCCTGGGTGAGGACTCTACCAGTCTGGTGCTGGAGGATTTTGAGGAGGTGTCAGGATCAGAATCGTTCATGGATTATCAGAGTGATGGGGAGTACATGAG CTTCTAG
- the POPDC2 gene encoding popeye domain-containing protein 2 isoform X2, which produces MSSNGSAVGQLLWSRPLCVGWRRDQEGAVYHLATCLLLLGFMGGSGVYGCFYLFGFLGTGYLCCVLWGWFDACGLDIVLWSVLLATACVLQLAHLVYRLREDTLPEEFELLYKTLCLPLQVPLPAYKEIVRCCEEQVLTLATEQTYAVEGETPIDRLSLLLSGRVRVSQDGQFLHYVFPYQFMDSPEWESLHPSTEGVFQVTLTAETECSYISWPRKSLHLLLAKERYISRLFSALLGYDISEKLYALNDKLFAKFRLRFDIRLPSLYHVLGPAAPDAGPESQKDDKDVREPAASPSPQALPTSVQQTPPSSPPPASTNPPAPPPWVRMSRPDSSVLGEDSTSLVLEDFEEVSGSESFMDYQSDGEYMR; this is translated from the exons ATGAGCAGCAACGGCAGCGCAGTGGGCCAGCTCCTCTGGAGCAGGCCGCTGTGCGTCGGCTGGAGGCGGGACCAGGAAGGGGCTGTCTACCACCTGGCCACCTGCCTCCTGCTCCTGGGCTTCATGGGGGGCAGCGGGGTGTATGGGTGCTTCTACCTCTTTGGCTTCCTGGGCACGGGCTACCTGTGCTGTGTGCTGTGGGGCTGGTTCGACGCCTGCGGCCTAGACATCGTCCTCTGGAGCGTGCTGCTGGCGACTGCCTGCGTGCTCCAGCTGGCACACCTGGTGTACCGCCTGCGCGAGGACACCCTCCCCGAGGAGTTCGAGCTCCTCTACAAGACGCTGTGCCTGCCCCTGCAGGTACCCCTGCCAGCGTACAAGGAGATCGTTCGCTGCTGCGAGGAGCAAGTCTTGACTCTGGCCACGGAGCAGACCTACGCCGTGGAGGGCGAGACGCCCATCGACCGCCTGTCCCTGCTGCTTTCTGGCCG GGTTCGCGTGAGCCAGGACGGGCAGTTTCTGCACTACGTCTTTCCTTACCAGTTCATGGACTCTCCCGAGTGGGAATCGCTGCATCCCTCTACGGAGGGGGTCTTCCAG GTCACTCTGACAGCCGAGACTGAATGTAGCTACATTTCCTGGCCCCGGAAAAGTCTCCACCTCCTTCTGGCCAAAGAGCGATACATCTCTCGCCTCTTCTCAGCCCTGCTGGGCTATGACATCTCGGAGAAGCTCTACGCTCTCAATGACAAGCTCTTTGCTAAGTTCAGGCTGCGCTTCGACATCCGTCTCCCCAGCCTCTACCATGTCCTAGGTCCTGCTGCCCCAGATGCAGGACCAGAGTCTCAGAAGGATGACAAGGACGTCCGTGAGCCTGCCGCATCCCCCTCTCCTCAGGCCCTGCCCACATCTGTCCAGCAAACACCCCCTAGCTCCCCACCTCCAGCGTCTACCAACCCTCCTGCACCTCCTCCCTGGGTCAGGATGTCCAGGCCCGACAGCAGCGTCCTGGGTGAGGACTCTACCAGTCTGGTGCTGGAGGATTTTGAGGAGGTGTCAGGATCAGAATCGTTCATGGATTATCAGAGTGATGGGGAGTACATGAGGTGA
- the POPDC2 gene encoding popeye domain-containing protein 2 isoform X3, producing the protein MSSNGSAVGQLLWSRPLCVGWRRDQEGAVYHLATCLLLLGFMGGSGVYGCFYLFGFLGTGYLCCVLWGWFDACGLDIVLWSVLLATACVLQLAHLVYRLREDTLPEEFELLYKTLCLPLQVPLPAYKEIVRCCEEQVLTLATEQTYAVEGETPIDRLSLLLSGRVRVSQDGQFLHYVFPYQFMDSPEWESLHPSTEGVFQVTLTAETECSYISWPRKSLHLLLAKERYISRLFSALLGYDISEKLYALNDKLFAKFRLRFDIRLPSLYHVLGPAAPDAGPESQKDDKDVREPAASPSPQALPTSVQQTPPSSPPPASTNPPAPPPWVRMSRPDSSVLASRTPLQSYSQVMSRGQAPLAPTLTPEL; encoded by the exons ATGAGCAGCAACGGCAGCGCAGTGGGCCAGCTCCTCTGGAGCAGGCCGCTGTGCGTCGGCTGGAGGCGGGACCAGGAAGGGGCTGTCTACCACCTGGCCACCTGCCTCCTGCTCCTGGGCTTCATGGGGGGCAGCGGGGTGTATGGGTGCTTCTACCTCTTTGGCTTCCTGGGCACGGGCTACCTGTGCTGTGTGCTGTGGGGCTGGTTCGACGCCTGCGGCCTAGACATCGTCCTCTGGAGCGTGCTGCTGGCGACTGCCTGCGTGCTCCAGCTGGCACACCTGGTGTACCGCCTGCGCGAGGACACCCTCCCCGAGGAGTTCGAGCTCCTCTACAAGACGCTGTGCCTGCCCCTGCAGGTACCCCTGCCAGCGTACAAGGAGATCGTTCGCTGCTGCGAGGAGCAAGTCTTGACTCTGGCCACGGAGCAGACCTACGCCGTGGAGGGCGAGACGCCCATCGACCGCCTGTCCCTGCTGCTTTCTGGCCG GGTTCGCGTGAGCCAGGACGGGCAGTTTCTGCACTACGTCTTTCCTTACCAGTTCATGGACTCTCCCGAGTGGGAATCGCTGCATCCCTCTACGGAGGGGGTCTTCCAG GTCACTCTGACAGCCGAGACTGAATGTAGCTACATTTCCTGGCCCCGGAAAAGTCTCCACCTCCTTCTGGCCAAAGAGCGATACATCTCTCGCCTCTTCTCAGCCCTGCTGGGCTATGACATCTCGGAGAAGCTCTACGCTCTCAATGACAAGCTCTTTGCTAAGTTCAGGCTGCGCTTCGACATCCGTCTCCCCAGCCTCTACCATGTCCTAGGTCCTGCTGCCCCAGATGCAGGACCAGAGTCTCAGAAGGATGACAAGGACGTCCGTGAGCCTGCCGCATCCCCCTCTCCTCAGGCCCTGCCCACATCTGTCCAGCAAACACCCCCTAGCTCCCCACCTCCAGCGTCTACCAACCCTCCTGCACCTCCTCCCTGGGTCAGGATGTCCAGGCCCGACAGCAGCGTCCTGG CTTCTAGAACTCCTCTCCAGAGCTACTCTCAAGTTATGTCCAGGGGACAGGCCCCCTTGGCTCCAACTCTGACTCCTGAACTGTAA